Proteins from a genomic interval of Symmachiella macrocystis:
- a CDS encoding glycosyltransferase family 2 protein, giving the protein MSWILMDLFWHILFWLSLGLLVYTQLGYLAISAIIAALYKRRVAPAMSEWPDVTLVIPAYNEESVLQSKLENALAMDYPDDRLEIIVASDGSSDSTEEIARSFADRGVRLLDFSDRRGKASLLNDAAAAAEGELLCLCDANVMFQADALKRMVSRLQDTSVGAVSGDVRLKSRDSNFGEGEAFYYRIERALQTSESRIGSMMGVDGGMYVIRRELFEPLAADTILDDFTTTMNVIRQRRSVAYEPQAVAHENGTPTARMEFKRRARVTSGAMQILKRGQWPPLARPVELWQFVSHKLLRWIEPVLLIAILVSSAVLWNSGIFYRIALIGQIIFYLLGLTGTLAVTFRETHLGGIVFYFVMSHVAMTVGIVKGLFNRQPVTWARTERTPTTEKPESTSTAVSQHR; this is encoded by the coding sequence ATGAGTTGGATTTTGATGGATCTGTTCTGGCACATCCTGTTTTGGTTGTCCTTGGGACTGCTGGTTTATACCCAGCTGGGCTACCTGGCTATTTCGGCGATAATCGCAGCGCTCTATAAGCGTCGAGTTGCGCCCGCGATGAGTGAATGGCCCGATGTGACGTTGGTCATTCCGGCATACAACGAAGAAAGCGTATTGCAATCCAAGTTGGAAAATGCATTAGCGATGGATTATCCCGACGACCGTTTGGAAATCATCGTCGCCAGCGATGGCAGTTCGGATAGTACGGAGGAAATCGCCCGCAGCTTCGCGGATCGTGGCGTGAGGCTATTGGATTTTAGCGATCGCCGGGGCAAGGCTTCGTTGTTAAATGATGCTGCTGCGGCGGCTGAAGGGGAGCTGTTGTGCCTGTGCGACGCCAATGTCATGTTTCAAGCGGACGCGCTCAAGAGAATGGTATCGCGACTGCAGGACACGTCGGTGGGGGCGGTCAGTGGTGATGTCCGCTTGAAGAGTCGCGATTCGAATTTCGGTGAAGGTGAGGCGTTTTATTATCGCATCGAGCGGGCATTACAAACGTCGGAATCGCGAATTGGGTCGATGATGGGTGTGGATGGCGGGATGTATGTGATCCGCCGCGAATTGTTTGAGCCGCTGGCGGCTGACACGATTCTGGACGATTTTACCACCACGATGAACGTTATTCGTCAACGTCGCAGCGTGGCCTATGAACCGCAGGCTGTGGCACACGAAAACGGCACGCCCACTGCCCGTATGGAATTCAAACGCCGCGCCCGCGTGACGAGCGGCGCCATGCAAATCCTCAAACGGGGGCAATGGCCGCCGCTGGCTCGACCGGTGGAGTTATGGCAATTCGTCTCGCACAAACTTCTCCGATGGATTGAACCGGTTTTGTTGATTGCGATACTCGTATCAAGTGCGGTCTTATGGAACAGTGGAATCTTCTATCGAATCGCACTGATTGGGCAAATCATATTTTACCTGCTTGGACTAACTGGTACTCTTGCGGTAACTTTTCGCGAGACGCACCTGGGCGGAATTGTGTTTTATTTCGTGATGAGCCATGTCGCCATGACGGTTGGCATTGTCAAAGGATTATTCAACCGGCAACCAGTGACTTGGGCGCGTACGGAACGCACGCCGACAACTGAAAAGCCGGAGTCAACCAGTACAGCGGTGTCGCAACATCGCTGA
- a CDS encoding FemAB family XrtA/PEP-CTERM system-associated protein — MQTVSDHITAVEVKAIGSSETSAWDDYVARHVSDALFFRADWDKPFQTYRLTVERLAAFRNGSIVGVLPMVHQRSLLFGKHMVSLPWFDTCGLLADDAEGRDALMAEAVNRATQRGVDEVQLRQREPAEISEYVRTDKVLMQLELPATGEELWDGFSPKVRNQIRKGQKAGMTVESGGRELLDDFFNVYSVNMRDLGSPAHSRRFFQAVLDAFPEEATVHIARLEGAAIGGGFTMSNGAAWEIPWASSLRTYNKLCVNHVMYWHMLEQACAAGATSFRFGRSTPDSGTYKFKKQWGAQPVNLYWYLLPAKPGLVPDMSPPKDSYGKAAQIWQKLPVWLTRTIGPQIIRKVA; from the coding sequence GTGCAAACGGTCTCAGACCACATCACGGCAGTCGAAGTCAAGGCGATCGGCTCCAGCGAGACGTCAGCTTGGGACGATTATGTTGCCCGCCACGTTTCCGATGCGCTGTTTTTTCGCGCCGATTGGGACAAGCCGTTTCAAACGTACCGCTTAACAGTGGAGCGGCTCGCTGCCTTTCGCAACGGCTCCATTGTCGGCGTCTTGCCTATGGTCCATCAACGCAGCCTGCTGTTCGGCAAGCACATGGTTTCGCTACCGTGGTTTGATACGTGCGGACTCCTGGCAGACGATGCCGAAGGCCGCGACGCATTGATGGCTGAAGCGGTCAATCGCGCCACGCAGCGAGGTGTTGACGAAGTGCAATTGCGGCAGCGCGAACCGGCGGAAATTTCGGAGTATGTGCGGACCGATAAGGTGCTCATGCAGTTGGAACTCCCAGCCACGGGTGAGGAACTGTGGGATGGGTTCTCGCCGAAGGTTCGTAATCAAATCCGCAAAGGGCAAAAGGCGGGGATGACGGTCGAAAGCGGTGGCCGCGAATTGTTGGACGATTTTTTCAATGTCTATTCCGTGAACATGCGCGATTTGGGCAGTCCGGCGCACAGCCGCCGATTTTTCCAAGCAGTGCTCGATGCCTTTCCCGAAGAAGCAACCGTGCATATCGCCCGCTTGGAAGGCGCAGCCATTGGCGGTGGATTCACCATGTCCAACGGCGCCGCGTGGGAAATTCCCTGGGCTTCGAGTTTGAGAACATACAACAAACTGTGCGTTAACCATGTGATGTATTGGCACATGTTGGAACAAGCCTGCGCTGCTGGCGCGACATCATTTCGCTTCGGACGCAGTACCCCCGACTCGGGCACCTACAAATTCAAAAAGCAATGGGGAGCTCAGCCGGTCAACCTGTATTGGTATCTGTTACCGGCCAAACCGGGGCTGGTTCCCGATATGTCACCCCCTAAAGACTCATACGGCAAGGCGGCCCAAATTTGGCAAAAACTGCCGGTCTGGCTCACACGCACCATTGGCCCA